In Cotesia glomerata isolate CgM1 linkage group LG3, MPM_Cglom_v2.3, whole genome shotgun sequence, one genomic interval encodes:
- the LOC123260953 gene encoding ras-associated and pleckstrin homology domains-containing protein 1 isoform X2, with the protein MLCGSFRKKKNSKDGYQLVRSNIKPIVQSRCENSRNKIEDSKKIPKSSRSLLPQFSRTGLDNVSSATLRPFNSDINTPRIDSYRFSMANLEDSQDVDLDAILGELCALERRCDGDIASTPVPDTQRTGRPNSGRINTGDNNDIGKTDGGMRTDSPDNDSAFSDTVSMLSSESSASSSGSGHKPPQTAMHTAPQQQSHQLMDAASRAKAEKIRLALEKMREASVQKLFIKAFTLDGSGKSLLVDEGMSVAHVCRLLADKNHVAMDPKWAVVEHLPELFMERVYEDHELLVENLLLWTRDSKNKLLFVERPDKTQLFLSPEKYLLGQSDRNTGEYDDHSRNILLEEFFSSSNVGVPEVEGPLYLKSDGKKGWKKYHFILRASGLYYWPKEKARTARDLVCLATLDVNQVYYGVGWKKKYKAPTDFCFAVKHPRLQQPKSTKYIKFLCAEDNASLERWMVGVRVAKYGRQLMENYRTLVDELAQEDLDILAHARSCSVSSIAVPPTNQTQYNTTNDNARQFTEINRHNGTDNSRQYDNQRQSYNSEQRQSYTNDGRLSRASSSSSSGCLSDGAPSSCEVAFECGEFPTGTIKRKPSMNPKLPLTSITRQLKEVGETVRDEPDSCPSPTSSGSGTLTRRHSRRRSGTDSDGSGTLKRHHRSGNATPVSPIPPGTPVRERVSPMNFSRTDSQEPKTPTSPIPECMMDSITSLPPPPSPPRLTEEIESDGEPLPPPPPEMFRSNLSLDSLPPPPAPGELPICDTTDFSGSSLSLVSLPPPPSPLVGETGTIRRARPNKQTTPTNSLSPECTPTHTPTRNNGNQIYGMINDNNNMIPNQNCNLSLQNNGYAHNHASNMSANDSYPGSNASTPTFMPSSPNFAIPPPFVPPPAYGAQQQQQQQQQQLQLQLQQQQQLQQQQLQQQQQPQPQNSLQRQNYNSDQIYGTYPAAQQCGPIIRPNPNMDTIRRSALKQNSGHYATPPYLAELKATASPQPQRRVTILEPPTSPKSKTGTGKKISFNLPPQQEPGSPALPQRKPMPPRRSDSTRLTSPKKLAASDQAPPGDFLKDLQRVMRKKWQVAQKCKLDSTTTPHEVLGFRDPPPAIADYRETNVSNWVQEHYGADNLYENVYTNDPTAPVEYASSPGRQSTVRFADENISMNIANVIASKRRPPPPPPKRAETTHLTTRAMH; encoded by the exons ACTCCCAAGATGTTGACTTGGACGCGATCCTCGGGGAACTATGCGCGTTGGAAAGACGATGTGATGGAGACATTGCTTCTACTCCGGTGCCAGATACGCAACGAACTGGAAGACCTAACAGTGGAAGAATCAACACTGGAGACAACAATGACATTGGAAAAACTGACGGAG gTATGCGCACCGATAGTCCCGATAATGATAGTGCCTTCTCGGACACGGTGTCGATGTTGTCAAGCGAGAGCTCAGCAAGCAGCAGTGGTTCAGGACACAAACCACCTCAGACCGCCATGCACACGGCACCCCAACAGCAATCACATCAGTTAATGG atgcaGCAAGTAGAGCGAAAGCTGAAAAAATCCGACTAGCACTGGAGAAAATGCGGGAAGCCAGTgttcaaaaactttttatcaaaGCTTTCACATTGGATGGAAGCGGAAAAAGTCTTCTTGTCGACGAAGGAATGAGTGTCGCTCATGTTTGTAGATTATTAGCAGATAAGAACCACGTTGCGATGGATCCAAAGTGGGCTGTCGTTGAGCATCTGCCTGAGCTTTTTATGG AGAGGGTATACGAGGATCATGAGTTGCTGGTAGAAAATCTACTGTTGTGGACAAGAGACTCGAAGAATAAATTGTTGTTTGTCGAGAGACCAGACAAAACTCAACTTTTTCTATCGCCCGAGAAATACCTACTTGGTCAATCAGACAGAAATACAGGCGAGTACGACGACCATTCGAGGAACATCTTGCTTGAGGAGTTCTTTTCTAGCAGCAATGTTGGAGTACCCGAA GTCGAGGGTCCACTGTACTTGAAGTCAGACGGTAAAAAAGGCTGGAAGAAGTACCACTTTATTCTACGTGCTTCCGGTCTTTACTACTGGCCTAAAGAAAAGGCGAGAACTGCTAGGGATCTTGTGTGTTTAGCGACATTAGACGTCAACCAAGTGTACTACGGTGTgggatggaaaaaaaaatataaagcacCAACAGATTTTTGTTTCGCCGTTAAACATCCACGACTTCAGCAGCCAAAATCAACAAAGTACATAAAATTTCTCTGCGCAGAGGATAATGCCTCGTTGGAGCGATGGATGGTTGGTGTCCGAGTGGCCAAATACGGGCGACAGCTAATGGAAAACTACAGGACGCTGGTAGATGAACTCGCACAAGAAGACTTGGATATTCTAGCGCATGCTAGATCCTGCTCTGTCAGTTCAATCGCCGTGCCACCAACCAACCAGACGCAGTACAATACCACCAACGATAACGCCAGACAATTTACGGAAATTAACAGGCACAATGGGACCGACAACTCCCGACAGTATGATAATCAGCGGCAGAGTTACAATTCCGAGCAACGACAGAGTTATACAAATGATGGTAGACTCAGCCGTGCCAGTAGCTCCAGCTCCAGTGGATGCTTGTCAGATGGAGCACCGAGCAGTTGCGAGGTCGCCTTTGAATGCGGCGAGTTCCCAACAGGTACAATAAAACGCAAGCCCTCAATGAACCCAAAGTTGCCATTAACTTCCATTACCAGACAGCTAAAAGAAGTAGGCGAAACTGTCCGTGACGAACCAGACTCTTGTCCAAGTCCCACGAGTTCAGGGTCCGGTACACTGACACGGAGACACAGTCGCAGAAGAAGCGGCACTGATTCCGATGGGTCTGGTACTTTAAAACGACATCACAGATCTGGAAACGCCACACCCGTCAGTCCCATTCCTCCTGGCACTCCAGTTCGCGAAAGAGTCAGTCCCATGAATTTCTCCAGAACAGACAGTCAAGAACCTAAAACTCCCACTAGTCCAATACCAGAGTGTATGATGGACTCGATTACCTCTCTACCGCCTCCGCCATCACCCCCAAGACTTACTGAAGAAATAGAGTCTGACGGCGAGCCTCTGCCACCTCCTCCACCAGAAATGTTCCGGTCAAATCTGTCCTTAGATTCATTACCACCACCACCAGCTCCTGGTGAGTTACCCATTTGTGACACAACTGATTTTTCTGGATCATCTTTAAGCCTAGTCTCATTGCCGCCACCGCCAAGTCCGCTTGTTGGCGAAACCGGTACTATTCGACGTGCCAGGCCTAATAAACAGACAACCCCAACAAATTCATTGTCACCAGAATGCACACCAACTCACACACCAACACGCAACAACGGTAATCAAATTTACGGAATGATCaatgataacaataacatGATACCAAATCAAAACTGTAATCtttctttacaaaataatGGCTATGCTCATAACCACGCATCCAATATGTCGGCAAACGATTCTTATCCTGGATCCAATGCCAGCACACCGACATTCATGCCAAGTTCACCGAATTTTGCAATACCACCACCGTTTGTACCACCTCCAGCTTATGGGGCtcaacaacagcagcagcag caacaacaacaactgCAATTACAGTtacaacagcagcagcagctacaacaacaacaactacaacaacaacaacaaccaCAACCACAGAACAGCCTTCAGCGACAAAACTACAATTCAGATCAAATTTACGGAACTTATCCAGCTGCTCAGCAGTGTGGGCCAATAATCAGGCCTAATCCAAACATGGATACCATCCGAAGAAGCGCTTTAAAGCAAAATTCCGGGCACTACGCTACTCCACCGTACCTTGCAGAACTGAAAGCTACCGCTAGTCCACAACCACAGAGACGGGTAACCATCCTAGAGCCTCCAACCTCACCTAAATCAAAGACTGGAACTGGTAAGAAGATTTCATTCAATTTGCCACCACAGCAAGAGCCAGGAAGTCCAGCTTTGCCGCAAAGAAAACCAATGCCACCGAGAAGATCCGATAGCACACGACTGACTTCACCGAAAAAGTTGGCAGCTTCTGACCAAGCGCCACCCGGTGATTTTCTAAAAGATCTTCAGAGagttatgagaaaaaaatggcAAGTTGCGCAAAAGTGTAAGTTAGATTCAACAACTACACCCCACGAAGTACTCGGTTTCCGTGATCCGCCCCCGGCAATTGCAGACTACAGAGAAACAAATGTCTCTAATTGGGTACAAGAGCATTATGGTGCTGATAATTTATACGAGAATGTATACACAAATGATCCAACTGCTCCTGTTGAGTACGCTTCAAGCCCAGGACGACAATCAACAGTGAGATTTGCTGATGAAAATATAAGTATGAATATTGCTAATGTAATAGCTAGTAAACGACggccaccaccaccaccaccaaaAAGAGCGGAGACGACTCATCTAACAACACGAGCAATGCACTGA
- the LOC123260953 gene encoding ras-associated and pleckstrin homology domains-containing protein 1 isoform X8, giving the protein MDRLFRSWKSHKVQIDGLDNVSSATLRPFNSDINTPRIDSYRFSMANLEDSQDVDLDAILGELCALERRCDGDIASTPVPDTQRTGRPNSGRINTGDNNDIGKTDGGMRTDSPDNDSAFSDTVSMLSSESSASSSGSGHKPPQTAMHTAPQQQSHQLMDAASRAKAEKIRLALEKMREASVQKLFIKAFTLDGSGKSLLVDEGMSVAHVCRLLADKNHVAMDPKWAVVEHLPELFMERVYEDHELLVENLLLWTRDSKNKLLFVERPDKTQLFLSPEKYLLGQSDRNTGEYDDHSRNILLEEFFSSSNVGVPEVEGPLYLKSDGKKGWKKYHFILRASGLYYWPKEKARTARDLVCLATLDVNQVYYGVGWKKKYKAPTDFCFAVKHPRLQQPKSTKYIKFLCAEDNASLERWMVGVRVAKYGRQLMENYRTLVDELAQEDLDILAHARSCSVSSIAVPPTNQTQYNTTNDNARQFTEINRHNGTDNSRQYDNQRQSYNSEQRQSYTNDGRLSRASSSSSSGCLSDGAPSSCEVAFECGEFPTGTIKRKPSMNPKLPLTSITRQLKEVGETVRDEPDSCPSPTSSGSGTLTRRHSRRRSGTDSDGSGTLKRHHRSGNATPVSPIPPGTPVRERVSPMNFSRTDSQEPKTPTSPIPECMMDSITSLPPPPSPPRLTEEIESDGEPLPPPPPEMFRSNLSLDSLPPPPAPGELPICDTTDFSGSSLSLVSLPPPPSPLVGETGTIRRARPNKQTTPTNSLSPECTPTHTPTRNNGNQIYGMINDNNNMIPNQNCNLSLQNNGYAHNHASNMSANDSYPGSNASTPTFMPSSPNFAIPPPFVPPPAYGAQQQQQQQQQQQQQQQQQQQQQQQQQQQQLQLQLQQQQQLQQQQLQQQQQPQPQNSLQRQNYNSDQIYGTYPAAQQCGPIIRPNPNMDTIRRSALKQNSGHYATPPYLAELKATASPQPQRRVTILEPPTSPKSKTGTGKKISFNLPPQQEPGSPALPQRKPMPPRRSDSTRLTSPKKLAASDQAPPGDFLKDLQRVMRKKWQVAQKCKLDSTTTPHEVLGFRDPPPAIADYRETNVSNWVQEHYGADNLYENVYTNDPTAPVEYASSPGRQSTVRFADENISMNIANVIASKRRPPPPPPKRAETTHLTTRAMH; this is encoded by the exons ACTCCCAAGATGTTGACTTGGACGCGATCCTCGGGGAACTATGCGCGTTGGAAAGACGATGTGATGGAGACATTGCTTCTACTCCGGTGCCAGATACGCAACGAACTGGAAGACCTAACAGTGGAAGAATCAACACTGGAGACAACAATGACATTGGAAAAACTGACGGAG gTATGCGCACCGATAGTCCCGATAATGATAGTGCCTTCTCGGACACGGTGTCGATGTTGTCAAGCGAGAGCTCAGCAAGCAGCAGTGGTTCAGGACACAAACCACCTCAGACCGCCATGCACACGGCACCCCAACAGCAATCACATCAGTTAATGG atgcaGCAAGTAGAGCGAAAGCTGAAAAAATCCGACTAGCACTGGAGAAAATGCGGGAAGCCAGTgttcaaaaactttttatcaaaGCTTTCACATTGGATGGAAGCGGAAAAAGTCTTCTTGTCGACGAAGGAATGAGTGTCGCTCATGTTTGTAGATTATTAGCAGATAAGAACCACGTTGCGATGGATCCAAAGTGGGCTGTCGTTGAGCATCTGCCTGAGCTTTTTATGG AGAGGGTATACGAGGATCATGAGTTGCTGGTAGAAAATCTACTGTTGTGGACAAGAGACTCGAAGAATAAATTGTTGTTTGTCGAGAGACCAGACAAAACTCAACTTTTTCTATCGCCCGAGAAATACCTACTTGGTCAATCAGACAGAAATACAGGCGAGTACGACGACCATTCGAGGAACATCTTGCTTGAGGAGTTCTTTTCTAGCAGCAATGTTGGAGTACCCGAA GTCGAGGGTCCACTGTACTTGAAGTCAGACGGTAAAAAAGGCTGGAAGAAGTACCACTTTATTCTACGTGCTTCCGGTCTTTACTACTGGCCTAAAGAAAAGGCGAGAACTGCTAGGGATCTTGTGTGTTTAGCGACATTAGACGTCAACCAAGTGTACTACGGTGTgggatggaaaaaaaaatataaagcacCAACAGATTTTTGTTTCGCCGTTAAACATCCACGACTTCAGCAGCCAAAATCAACAAAGTACATAAAATTTCTCTGCGCAGAGGATAATGCCTCGTTGGAGCGATGGATGGTTGGTGTCCGAGTGGCCAAATACGGGCGACAGCTAATGGAAAACTACAGGACGCTGGTAGATGAACTCGCACAAGAAGACTTGGATATTCTAGCGCATGCTAGATCCTGCTCTGTCAGTTCAATCGCCGTGCCACCAACCAACCAGACGCAGTACAATACCACCAACGATAACGCCAGACAATTTACGGAAATTAACAGGCACAATGGGACCGACAACTCCCGACAGTATGATAATCAGCGGCAGAGTTACAATTCCGAGCAACGACAGAGTTATACAAATGATGGTAGACTCAGCCGTGCCAGTAGCTCCAGCTCCAGTGGATGCTTGTCAGATGGAGCACCGAGCAGTTGCGAGGTCGCCTTTGAATGCGGCGAGTTCCCAACAGGTACAATAAAACGCAAGCCCTCAATGAACCCAAAGTTGCCATTAACTTCCATTACCAGACAGCTAAAAGAAGTAGGCGAAACTGTCCGTGACGAACCAGACTCTTGTCCAAGTCCCACGAGTTCAGGGTCCGGTACACTGACACGGAGACACAGTCGCAGAAGAAGCGGCACTGATTCCGATGGGTCTGGTACTTTAAAACGACATCACAGATCTGGAAACGCCACACCCGTCAGTCCCATTCCTCCTGGCACTCCAGTTCGCGAAAGAGTCAGTCCCATGAATTTCTCCAGAACAGACAGTCAAGAACCTAAAACTCCCACTAGTCCAATACCAGAGTGTATGATGGACTCGATTACCTCTCTACCGCCTCCGCCATCACCCCCAAGACTTACTGAAGAAATAGAGTCTGACGGCGAGCCTCTGCCACCTCCTCCACCAGAAATGTTCCGGTCAAATCTGTCCTTAGATTCATTACCACCACCACCAGCTCCTGGTGAGTTACCCATTTGTGACACAACTGATTTTTCTGGATCATCTTTAAGCCTAGTCTCATTGCCGCCACCGCCAAGTCCGCTTGTTGGCGAAACCGGTACTATTCGACGTGCCAGGCCTAATAAACAGACAACCCCAACAAATTCATTGTCACCAGAATGCACACCAACTCACACACCAACACGCAACAACGGTAATCAAATTTACGGAATGATCaatgataacaataacatGATACCAAATCAAAACTGTAATCtttctttacaaaataatGGCTATGCTCATAACCACGCATCCAATATGTCGGCAAACGATTCTTATCCTGGATCCAATGCCAGCACACCGACATTCATGCCAAGTTCACCGAATTTTGCAATACCACCACCGTTTGTACCACCTCCAGCTTATGGGGCtcaacaacagcagcagcagcagcaacaacaacaacaacaacaacaacaacaacaacaacaacaacaacaacaacaacaacaacaactgCAATTACAGTtacaacagcagcagcagctacaacaacaacaactacaacaacaacaacaaccaCAACCACAGAACAGCCTTCAGCGACAAAACTACAATTCAGATCAAATTTACGGAACTTATCCAGCTGCTCAGCAGTGTGGGCCAATAATCAGGCCTAATCCAAACATGGATACCATCCGAAGAAGCGCTTTAAAGCAAAATTCCGGGCACTACGCTACTCCACCGTACCTTGCAGAACTGAAAGCTACCGCTAGTCCACAACCACAGAGACGGGTAACCATCCTAGAGCCTCCAACCTCACCTAAATCAAAGACTGGAACTGGTAAGAAGATTTCATTCAATTTGCCACCACAGCAAGAGCCAGGAAGTCCAGCTTTGCCGCAAAGAAAACCAATGCCACCGAGAAGATCCGATAGCACACGACTGACTTCACCGAAAAAGTTGGCAGCTTCTGACCAAGCGCCACCCGGTGATTTTCTAAAAGATCTTCAGAGagttatgagaaaaaaatggcAAGTTGCGCAAAAGTGTAAGTTAGATTCAACAACTACACCCCACGAAGTACTCGGTTTCCGTGATCCGCCCCCGGCAATTGCAGACTACAGAGAAACAAATGTCTCTAATTGGGTACAAGAGCATTATGGTGCTGATAATTTATACGAGAATGTATACACAAATGATCCAACTGCTCCTGTTGAGTACGCTTCAAGCCCAGGACGACAATCAACAGTGAGATTTGCTGATGAAAATATAAGTATGAATATTGCTAATGTAATAGCTAGTAAACGACggccaccaccaccaccaccaaaAAGAGCGGAGACGACTCATCTAACAACACGAGCAATGCACTGA
- the LOC123260953 gene encoding ras-associated and pleckstrin homology domains-containing protein 1 isoform X9, with product MLGYFGNESILGYYSVKPIDSQDVDLDAILGELCALERRCDGDIASTPVPDTQRTGRPNSGRINTGDNNDIGKTDGGMRTDSPDNDSAFSDTVSMLSSESSASSSGSGHKPPQTAMHTAPQQQSHQLMDAASRAKAEKIRLALEKMREASVQKLFIKAFTLDGSGKSLLVDEGMSVAHVCRLLADKNHVAMDPKWAVVEHLPELFMERVYEDHELLVENLLLWTRDSKNKLLFVERPDKTQLFLSPEKYLLGQSDRNTGEYDDHSRNILLEEFFSSSNVGVPEVEGPLYLKSDGKKGWKKYHFILRASGLYYWPKEKARTARDLVCLATLDVNQVYYGVGWKKKYKAPTDFCFAVKHPRLQQPKSTKYIKFLCAEDNASLERWMVGVRVAKYGRQLMENYRTLVDELAQEDLDILAHARSCSVSSIAVPPTNQTQYNTTNDNARQFTEINRHNGTDNSRQYDNQRQSYNSEQRQSYTNDGRLSRASSSSSSGCLSDGAPSSCEVAFECGEFPTGTIKRKPSMNPKLPLTSITRQLKEVGETVRDEPDSCPSPTSSGSGTLTRRHSRRRSGTDSDGSGTLKRHHRSGNATPVSPIPPGTPVRERVSPMNFSRTDSQEPKTPTSPIPECMMDSITSLPPPPSPPRLTEEIESDGEPLPPPPPEMFRSNLSLDSLPPPPAPGELPICDTTDFSGSSLSLVSLPPPPSPLVGETGTIRRARPNKQTTPTNSLSPECTPTHTPTRNNGNQIYGMINDNNNMIPNQNCNLSLQNNGYAHNHASNMSANDSYPGSNASTPTFMPSSPNFAIPPPFVPPPAYGAQQQQQQQQQQQQQQQQQQQQQQQQQQQQLQLQLQQQQQLQQQQLQQQQQPQPQNSLQRQNYNSDQIYGTYPAAQQCGPIIRPNPNMDTIRRSALKQNSGHYATPPYLAELKATASPQPQRRVTILEPPTSPKSKTGTGKKISFNLPPQQEPGSPALPQRKPMPPRRSDSTRLTSPKKLAASDQAPPGDFLKDLQRVMRKKWQVAQKCKLDSTTTPHEVLGFRDPPPAIADYRETNVSNWVQEHYGADNLYENVYTNDPTAPVEYASSPGRQSTVRFADENISMNIANVIASKRRPPPPPPKRAETTHLTTRAMH from the exons ATGCTTGGTTACTTTGGTAACGAGAGTATACTTGGCTATTATTCTGTTAAGCCCATAG ACTCCCAAGATGTTGACTTGGACGCGATCCTCGGGGAACTATGCGCGTTGGAAAGACGATGTGATGGAGACATTGCTTCTACTCCGGTGCCAGATACGCAACGAACTGGAAGACCTAACAGTGGAAGAATCAACACTGGAGACAACAATGACATTGGAAAAACTGACGGAG gTATGCGCACCGATAGTCCCGATAATGATAGTGCCTTCTCGGACACGGTGTCGATGTTGTCAAGCGAGAGCTCAGCAAGCAGCAGTGGTTCAGGACACAAACCACCTCAGACCGCCATGCACACGGCACCCCAACAGCAATCACATCAGTTAATGG atgcaGCAAGTAGAGCGAAAGCTGAAAAAATCCGACTAGCACTGGAGAAAATGCGGGAAGCCAGTgttcaaaaactttttatcaaaGCTTTCACATTGGATGGAAGCGGAAAAAGTCTTCTTGTCGACGAAGGAATGAGTGTCGCTCATGTTTGTAGATTATTAGCAGATAAGAACCACGTTGCGATGGATCCAAAGTGGGCTGTCGTTGAGCATCTGCCTGAGCTTTTTATGG AGAGGGTATACGAGGATCATGAGTTGCTGGTAGAAAATCTACTGTTGTGGACAAGAGACTCGAAGAATAAATTGTTGTTTGTCGAGAGACCAGACAAAACTCAACTTTTTCTATCGCCCGAGAAATACCTACTTGGTCAATCAGACAGAAATACAGGCGAGTACGACGACCATTCGAGGAACATCTTGCTTGAGGAGTTCTTTTCTAGCAGCAATGTTGGAGTACCCGAA GTCGAGGGTCCACTGTACTTGAAGTCAGACGGTAAAAAAGGCTGGAAGAAGTACCACTTTATTCTACGTGCTTCCGGTCTTTACTACTGGCCTAAAGAAAAGGCGAGAACTGCTAGGGATCTTGTGTGTTTAGCGACATTAGACGTCAACCAAGTGTACTACGGTGTgggatggaaaaaaaaatataaagcacCAACAGATTTTTGTTTCGCCGTTAAACATCCACGACTTCAGCAGCCAAAATCAACAAAGTACATAAAATTTCTCTGCGCAGAGGATAATGCCTCGTTGGAGCGATGGATGGTTGGTGTCCGAGTGGCCAAATACGGGCGACAGCTAATGGAAAACTACAGGACGCTGGTAGATGAACTCGCACAAGAAGACTTGGATATTCTAGCGCATGCTAGATCCTGCTCTGTCAGTTCAATCGCCGTGCCACCAACCAACCAGACGCAGTACAATACCACCAACGATAACGCCAGACAATTTACGGAAATTAACAGGCACAATGGGACCGACAACTCCCGACAGTATGATAATCAGCGGCAGAGTTACAATTCCGAGCAACGACAGAGTTATACAAATGATGGTAGACTCAGCCGTGCCAGTAGCTCCAGCTCCAGTGGATGCTTGTCAGATGGAGCACCGAGCAGTTGCGAGGTCGCCTTTGAATGCGGCGAGTTCCCAACAGGTACAATAAAACGCAAGCCCTCAATGAACCCAAAGTTGCCATTAACTTCCATTACCAGACAGCTAAAAGAAGTAGGCGAAACTGTCCGTGACGAACCAGACTCTTGTCCAAGTCCCACGAGTTCAGGGTCCGGTACACTGACACGGAGACACAGTCGCAGAAGAAGCGGCACTGATTCCGATGGGTCTGGTACTTTAAAACGACATCACAGATCTGGAAACGCCACACCCGTCAGTCCCATTCCTCCTGGCACTCCAGTTCGCGAAAGAGTCAGTCCCATGAATTTCTCCAGAACAGACAGTCAAGAACCTAAAACTCCCACTAGTCCAATACCAGAGTGTATGATGGACTCGATTACCTCTCTACCGCCTCCGCCATCACCCCCAAGACTTACTGAAGAAATAGAGTCTGACGGCGAGCCTCTGCCACCTCCTCCACCAGAAATGTTCCGGTCAAATCTGTCCTTAGATTCATTACCACCACCACCAGCTCCTGGTGAGTTACCCATTTGTGACACAACTGATTTTTCTGGATCATCTTTAAGCCTAGTCTCATTGCCGCCACCGCCAAGTCCGCTTGTTGGCGAAACCGGTACTATTCGACGTGCCAGGCCTAATAAACAGACAACCCCAACAAATTCATTGTCACCAGAATGCACACCAACTCACACACCAACACGCAACAACGGTAATCAAATTTACGGAATGATCaatgataacaataacatGATACCAAATCAAAACTGTAATCtttctttacaaaataatGGCTATGCTCATAACCACGCATCCAATATGTCGGCAAACGATTCTTATCCTGGATCCAATGCCAGCACACCGACATTCATGCCAAGTTCACCGAATTTTGCAATACCACCACCGTTTGTACCACCTCCAGCTTATGGGGCtcaacaacagcagcagcagcagcaacaacaacaacaacaacaacaacaacaacaacaacaacaacaacaacaacaacaacaacaactgCAATTACAGTtacaacagcagcagcagctacaacaacaacaactacaacaacaacaacaaccaCAACCACAGAACAGCCTTCAGCGACAAAACTACAATTCAGATCAAATTTACGGAACTTATCCAGCTGCTCAGCAGTGTGGGCCAATAATCAGGCCTAATCCAAACATGGATACCATCCGAAGAAGCGCTTTAAAGCAAAATTCCGGGCACTACGCTACTCCACCGTACCTTGCAGAACTGAAAGCTACCGCTAGTCCACAACCACAGAGACGGGTAACCATCCTAGAGCCTCCAACCTCACCTAAATCAAAGACTGGAACTGGTAAGAAGATTTCATTCAATTTGCCACCACAGCAAGAGCCAGGAAGTCCAGCTTTGCCGCAAAGAAAACCAATGCCACCGAGAAGATCCGATAGCACACGACTGACTTCACCGAAAAAGTTGGCAGCTTCTGACCAAGCGCCACCCGGTGATTTTCTAAAAGATCTTCAGAGagttatgagaaaaaaatggcAAGTTGCGCAAAAGTGTAAGTTAGATTCAACAACTACACCCCACGAAGTACTCGGTTTCCGTGATCCGCCCCCGGCAATTGCAGACTACAGAGAAACAAATGTCTCTAATTGGGTACAAGAGCATTATGGTGCTGATAATTTATACGAGAATGTATACACAAATGATCCAACTGCTCCTGTTGAGTACGCTTCAAGCCCAGGACGACAATCAACAGTGAGATTTGCTGATGAAAATATAAGTATGAATATTGCTAATGTAATAGCTAGTAAACGACggccaccaccaccaccaccaaaAAGAGCGGAGACGACTCATCTAACAACACGAGCAATGCACTGA